The segment CGCGGGCCGCACGAAGGCTTTACGGAAAGCATTCTGACCAATGTGGGGCTTGTCCGCAAAAGAATCCGCAACCCATTCCTCCGGTTTGATAAAATGAACATCGGCAATCAAACCGGGACGACTTTGCTTATGGTGTACATGGAGAACCTCGCCCCGGAATCGCTGGTCCGGGAAGTGCGCGGCAGATTGTCAGCCATCCGGACGGACAGTGTGCTGGAAAGCGCTTATGTGGAGGAATTCATCCAGGACCGGATTTGGTCTCCTTTTCCGACGCTTACCAACACCGAGCGCCCAGATATGGTAGCTGCCCAGTTGCTGGATGGTAAAGTGGCCGTAATGGTGGACGGAACGCCCAACGTCCTGCTTGCCCCCATGACGTTTTTCGAGTTTTTCAGTTCTCCTGAAGATTATTATCAGCGGGCGGACATCGCCACGTTTATTCGCTGGATTCGGTTGATTTCCTTTTTTACGGCCGTGTTCGTCCCTTCCTTGTATGTCGCGGCCACGACGTTCCACCAGGAACTGATCCCGACCCAACTTCTGATCAGTTTGTCCGCCCAGCGGGAAGGGGTTCCCTTCCCCGCCATCTTCGAAGTGTTGTTAATGGAAGTCGTGTTTGAAATTATCCGGGAAGCGGGGCTGCGCATGCCGCGGGCGGTCGGACAGGCGCTTTCGATCGTGGGGGCGATTGTACTGGGGCAGGCGGCGGTGGAAGCCGGTCTTATTTCCGCCGCGATTGTCATTGTCGTAGCCATAACCGGCATCACCAATTTTGTCGTTCCGGTTTACAGCTTCGGCATATCACAACGCCTGCTTCGCTTTTCGTTCGTGCTGTTGGCCGGCTTTATGGGCCTTTTTGGCATTTTATGCGGTGCCCTGTTTCTGGTTGCCCATCTGGTGTCGCTTAAGTCATTTGGCGTTCCTTACTTCACTCCCGCTTCCCCGTCCATAGGAACCGATTGGAAAGATGTGTTGGTGCGGCTGCCCCGGCCCTGGCTGGATCCGAACGGTCTGCCCGGATATATTCGGAATATGAAGAGAAAAAGGTAATCTGGAGGAACAAACATGACCAACCGGTATGCAACGGGTCTGTTCACTCTGATGATGTTTACCGCCCTGCTTACGGCTTGCTGGGACAAATCGGAGATGAACGAACTGGCCCTGGTCAGTATGGTGGGGGTGGACAGCGACCCGGAGAGCGACAAAATAACCGTGTATTACCAGATCATCAACCCGCTCAGCGGCACTTCCGCCAAAGGTACGCCGGGAGGCGAACAAGCCCCTGTGTACACTTACGAAATCAGTGGATCGTCTTTTGGAGAAATCAAATCTACGATTTACAAAATGTTGCCGCGCAAGTTATTTATGGCCCACTGCAAGGTGCTGCTCGTTTCCCAGCGGGCCGCCAAACAAGACATACTCGATATTGTCAACTTTATCGAAATGCAACTCAACGGCCGCTCGTCGGTCCCGATGCTGATCGTCGACGGACCGTTATCTCAGGTCATGAGAACATTAACTCCCCTGGAGCGGGTGCCGTCTGACACGATCGATTCCAGGATCGACCTGCTGATCCGGAATTCGCTCCTGGTGGGAAAACAGATCAAGGTCAGTGATGTGATTGAACGAATGGAAAAGTCGGATACGATCGTATTACCGTTGATCACCGGAATGGCAGAGGCACCTTCTACCAACAGCGGGGAAACATCGGCGGATATCGACGCCAATCAAAATAACTTTATCATTGGAAGTGGAGCGGTTTTCCATGATTATCGCATGGCGGGCAAACTGAATGATACGCAGCTGGTCTGGTACCATTTGCTAAATGGCGATCGAGGTCGCCACGTGCGACAGTTTCAGATGGAAGGAAAACAGGTATCCGTGGAATTGAGACTGGTTCGCATAAAACGTGAGGTCTTCTGGAAATCCGACCAACCTGTCGTTCGGATCCACTTGGATCTCGAACTATCCACTGCCTATACAATCGAGTTCGTCCCGAAGTCTCGGAACGAAGTGAAGAGACTTGAGAACAGACTGAATCAGATCATAGCAGACGAGTCGCTTGCTTTCTATCAAATGATAAGGGAGCGTGGCTGGGATCTGCTAAGCATCAAGGACTTGTTGCGCAAACAAACGCCAAATCATCCGGATATCGACCAAGCGGCGAAAAATGCACAAATTGAGATTCGTGCAAATACCCGGCTGCTCCGAACGGGAAGCATGAGTCAACCTTATGGAGGGACAAGATGAAGCCAATGATTTCCCGATTCCAGTTTTATCTGCTGACAATCAATTATATCCTCGGAACCACCCTTTTCGTGCTGATCGGGCGGCTGGTCGTACAGGCGGGACAGGATGCCTGGCTCATGCCCTTGTGGGCAGGAAGTTTTGGCATACTCGTCGGTCTGTTCTGGATTTTTCTTTTCCGATATTACCCGGGCAAAAGTCTGGTGCAAATCCCGCTGGAAGCTTGGGGACGTTATCTGGGAACACTAGTTTCCGTCCTGTATTTTCTTTATTTCTGTATTTTGGCTGGATGGGCTCTTCGAAATTTAAGCGATTTTTTAAATGGAACCATCATGCCGGAGACGCCGAAAACCGTTTTTCACGTCATGTTTTTGCTTGTCGCCTTTTACACGGTCGCTCAGGGGACGGAAGCCATCGGACGATTAAATCAAATCATTACTCCGTTTTTGTTCTTCCCGTTCTGGTTTGTTCTGTTGCTGGCAATGGTGAACTGGGATTGGGGAAGACTTCAGCCAGCTTTCCATTCCGGCCTGGGTACCATTTTGCAATACCATTCCTTTTTGGGCTTTCCCTATATGGAAACTATTGTGCTCACGATATTGTTTCCGCTGGTCAAACAGGGGGCAACACGCCCCTTTTTGCTTGGGTTGATAACCGCTTCCGTTTCTCTTAGCATGACCTTGTTTATGATTATCGGTTTATTAGGAGTGGAGAGGGCGTCACAACTTACCTTTCCAGTGTATACGACCGTGCAGGAAATTTCCATCGGAGAGGTGATCGTCAACATCCATTCCATTATCTCCGTTATTTTACTGATTCTGATTTTTATCAAGCTGTTGGTACTCGTTTACGGATCTTCCGAAACGCTGCGTCAAGTATTTCGTCCAAAAACCCGGTGGCCTCATTTTCTGGGTTTGACGATTTTGTTGTCGGCAACCGCTCTGTCCATCTATGAAAACCCGATCCAAAACGAGGAATGGGATGAAAAATATACATTCATATATGACAGTTTCTTTGTTCTACTGATCCCCTTTTTGTTGCTAGTGACAACATGGGTCAAACGCACGTTCGAGAAGCGAAAAGGAGGGTGAATTGAACATGTTGATGCTTCACATCCTGCTGGCGCCTTTGATAGGTTTACCGATGTTGGGATTGCTTCGAAAGAGACTTTATCGGGATGCAGCAGTTTTTGGGGCTGTATCTGTTATTGGATACGGATTATGGATTTGTATCGTGAATCATCGTCCTTTTATCATTACGATTTTTATTGAAAGAATGATTGAAATGTTAAAATCCATTTCAACGATGATGATATAAACGTAGAATGGGAAGTTTTCCGGGTTCTTCCCAGTTTAGTACCACTATGATCCGCCAATCCTTGTGATAGGAACTTAGCAGGAGATATGAAGGATGACTGAAAACAAATGATTACTAGCGGCAAAATTAATGCTTATAATAAACCGTTCCTTCATACCAGCCTTGTAGCCAGATTCTAGGGTACTGATTTTGAACGGGTTGATCTCGTGCGGAATAACCATTTCATAGATTTCCCTATCAAATAATACTTCTGTCGGAGGAAAGCAAGAAGTGAAGTCACTATAATCATAATTAAATAACCAAGCATTAAACTATTTTCAAAATCATTGTAATCCTCCTTCTTAGCTTTGTGGGTTAGGGGCAGTTCAGGCCGCCCGAAACCGCCATGCAGCTGAACCCGAAAGTGCTGCAGTCAAATGCTCTCTGCAGTTTGCAAATTCATCTCCAATGAAACCAATCCGGTTTAGGGAGGTCCTCATAGCAAACTTCTCATTTTCAACCTGTAGTTTCTTGCTGGAAGCACATTTTTGGGTTAAAGCCTGATGGTTTAACGCAAGGGCAAGCACTATGTAGCTTCTAATTTTTCCCGCATGAAGTTCGCTGTTAAAGCCTCGAAGCTCAATTGTCCCATTGCCGTTAAAAAAGCTGTGCAGGTTGAGGAAATGGTAGCGGCTGTTGTGATAATGAGTGCTTCTACTCTCGCTGTAACCTTCGTACCAAATGTCCTCAATTTGTCTCATGGTTTTAGGCTTTTTACGGTTCATCTTCTCAACCAAAATGCTGTCCATCTTTTTGCAGTAATTCATTCTCTGCGGTGCAATCTGAAGTGCTTTATAAAATAAGTCATTTTTGCTTGCAATGATATTTACAAAGTTTCGAATGCTTCGTGGGGTATGTTCAGCACCGTCTAGATGAATGTGAATTCCGCAAGATGTATTTGTAAAGGCTCCAGCTTTGCGAAGCTTTCTTACTAGCTCTTGCAAAGTTTCAATGTCCTTCCGGTAGGTTAGGATTGGGCTAACCAGCTCAACACTATAATCTCTACCTGCAGCTACTTTTCTTCTACCTTCTTTTCTTTGGCAGTTGATGCTCCCATCGTACATAAACTTCCACACTCGACCATCTGAAGTTTTTACCTTCTTGGTGTCGTAGTAAGTCCCGCCTTCACTGTAAATGCCTTGCAAAAACTCTGCAGCGACTCTAGCCGCCCTTTCCCTTGTAATCCCTGTAAATTCAATCTCAATCCCGAATTTTGCACTTAACATCGTGTCTCGCTCCTTTTAAAGTGTGTTTGTCCTTTCGGCATGTACATATATCACTCTAAAAGGCTTATATAGCAAGACAATTCTGCAATACAAATCTACATATTTACTGCCATATTGGGCTTAAAATGTGTATTTTTATTCTTCGATTTTCTTGCATAAATCCTCTCCAAAAACCACTCCAAGGGAACTGCCTGAATCCCAACTGACGTGGATAGTTCCCATATCATCAACACTAGTAACCGTACCTTTATCTCCTGGCTGAAGCTTGGTATAAGGGTCATTCATCTTAAGTAGCATGACACGAGTTCCTGGAGTGTAATAACTTCTTAGTTGCTTTAGCATTTCTGGGTGAATGATATTCATTATTCACTCACCTCCTCATGCTTGGCACTTCCGCTTTTGAAGGCAGAGCTACCCGACAGTTTGGAGAGGAGAATTTTTCGTTCTGTTTTGTATTCTGGACCGATAAAGCCAAGTCTTAGAAGGAAACAACGGAAAGCGTACTTTTCATTCTCCACTGATTTCTCGGTCGAGTTGACGCGGGTCTGTTTCTTTGCCATTTCACAAAGTGCTGTTACAAAGTGGGTATAAGCCTTAACCTCCTCTGCTGAGCACTCACTTTGGAACCAAGGGAAGGTTATAAATTCCTCATTTACGATAATGGGAATAGAGTCAGTATCAAGTGCTTTCTTTATAAGGGTTTCTTTGCTTTCTACCAATCCTTTTAGGTTACCAAGTGCAGTTTCGCTAAAACCCTCCCTCGGCATTTGAATAATCAAACTAATAGCTTCTTCGGTTTCATTTGATTCGCTGTATACGGGAGGTTCTTCGCAATCACTATTTGGACTTACCCTACCCCCAAGAGCCGCTTCATTGGGAACTTGAATATTTTCAAGAACAGGCTCTGCTGCTGGAAGTGGTGTGTCAAATTCTACTGTAACCGCCTTAAAGTCATGAAGGCCTAATAGATCATTAACCAGTTCAGAATTATCTGGTCCTCTGACTACCCCGTTTTTGTCAATGTTGTAGTCTGCCACTTCATATGCAAATGTAGGTGCTCCAAGATATCTTGCAGGAGCATTCAGTTTTTGGCTGATTGCGTTGACTAGCTCTTTTCTTTTTGCTCCTGTGACATTATAGTTTATCTGCATTTTTTATACCGCCTTTCTATTTTCAGTACATACATATATCACTCTAAAGGCTGTTAATATCAAGTCATTTAGAGCATCTTTCTGTAGAAAAGACTCTTCCATTAATCGGCGGTAGCAACGTCTGGCAGGTCACAATATCTTATTTTCGAACCATCTCTTAAAAGAAACACACCATCAGAATTTCCGACTTGCTCAATATACCTTTTCACGATGACATCGCAGTACTTTTCATCCAGTTCAATGGTGTAACAAATTCTATCTGTCTGCTCACAGGCAATCAGTGTACTTCCTGAACCTCCAAAGGGATCAAGCACAATACAGTTACTAAGGCTCGAATTCATAATGGGGTATGCCACAAGTGCCACTGGTTTCATGGTTGGGTGGTCGCTATTTTTCTTTGGTTTCTCAAACTCCCAGATGGTGGTCTGCTTGCGGTCTGAATACCAGAGATGCTTGCCTTTCTTTTTCCATCCAAAGAGTACCGGTTCATGTTGCCATTGATAAGGAGAGCGATCGAGAACAAGGGACTGCTTTTTCCATATACAAGTACCAGAAAGATAAAATCCTGCATCGGAGAATGCTCTTCTGAAATTGAGTCCTTCCGTATCAGCATGGAATACATAAATAGAAGCGTCCTTTGCCATCGCTGCTTCGGTGTTTTGAAATGCCGCAAGCAGAAAATCATAGAACGCTTCATTAGCCATATTGTCATTTTTGATTTTTCCAGCAGTGCCTTCATAGTTGACGTTATATGGAGGGTCCGTAACTACCAGATTGGCAGCTTTCCCATCCATCAAGACATCAAAGGTGTCTTTCTTTGTACTGTCTCCACAGACTAATCGATGCTGTCCAAGTAGCCAAACATCCCCTAAATGCGAAACAGCGGGCTTTTTCAGCTCACTGTCTACATCAAAATCATCTTCTTTTATATTATCCTTAAGGGAATCCTTGAAAAGATCGTCCAACTCTCCCGGGTCAAAACCTGTCAAAGACACATCAAAGTCTGAAGCATTTAGGTCCGTGATGAGAAGTGCTAATTTGTCTTTATCCCAATCACCACTAATTTTATTTAGTGCAATGTTCAGCGCCTTCTCCTTTTGCTCATCCATTTCAACTACTACGCATTCTATTTCATCCATGCCCATACTCAGCAGGACTTTCAAGCGTTGATGCCCTCCGATAACTCTGCCTGTGGTCTTATTCCATATTACGGGTTCTACATATCCAAACTCCTCAAGGGAGCGTTTAAGTTTCTCATATTCCGGATCACCTGGTTTTAAATCTTTCCTTGGGTTATATTCAGCGGGGATGAGTTGTTTCGTTTTAATCTTCTCTATCAACATACTTTTCCACCGCCTTTCTAAATTCACTGTATTTATTTACATCCTCCCACGGGAACAGACAACTGTTAAAGTGACCATAAGCCGCGGTGTCAGAGTAAATGACATTTCTAAGACGTAGCTTTTCAATGATGGCCGCGGGTCTTAAGTTGAAAGTCTCCTGGGCAGCAAGAGTTAATATTTCATCAGAAACAGTGCCAGTACCAAGGGTATTTACAGTAAAAGCTACTGGATTTGCCTTACCAATGGCATAGGAAATACTCACTTCACATTTCTTTGCATAACCACACCAAACGATATGCTTGGCAATATAGCGAGCCATGTAAGCACCGCTTCGGTCAACTTTGGTTGGGTCTTTACCACAAAGAGCACCACCTCCATGAGATGTAAGCCCTCCGTAGGTATCGACCATGATTTTTCTACCGGTCAAACCCGTATCAGCAGCGGGACCACCAAGAACAAACTGACCAGATGGATTGACGAGAAGTTCTGTTTCATCATCAAAAGGGAAATCCTCAAAGCATTGCCATAAGACATTGTTAAGAATATCTGTCTTAAGTTCTTCCTGCGTTTTATTCTTATCATGCTGCACAGAAATCACAATCGTCTTTATTCTCACTGGAGTGTCATCCTCATATTCTACTGTTACCTGTGCTTTACCATCGGGAAGAATCCCTTTGATCAGCTTTCCTTTGCGACAATCATCCAGTCTCTTTACTATTCTGTGAGACAGTACAAGAGGGAGAGGAAGCATTTCTCTTGTTTCCTTTGTAGCATAACCATACATAGTTCCCTGGTCTCCGGCACCTATTGAACCGTACTGTTCATTTATTCCATTTCGTGCTTCTAGTGCGGTATTCACACCAGCCGCAATATCTACACTTTGATTATGTACATATATATAAGGTGATTAACTTTTAGACTTACACTCTTTTTCTTCGTTTTCCTGTATACTATTCTTAATAGATATGAAACGGAGAAAAATGATGCGTAAAATTGTCCTAATTCCTGAAGAACAAATTCCTGCTGCTTTAGAAGAATTAAAGCTTGTCATGAAAGAAGAAAACAATCATAAAATGTTCGTTCGCTACCAAGTGATTTATATGTTACTTTCCGGCGAATCGTATGAAAAAATTGTCGACTATACAGGTCTTTCTTTAGCGACGCTGTTCAATTATCGCAAAGCTTATTGTGAAAAAGGGATCGCTGGACTTGGACGTAAAAAACAACCTGGTCGAAAGCGTCATTTAACGGCTGAACAAGAAGCACGAGTCGTCGCGACAATTGTCAACCAAACGCCTAAAGATGCTGGTTTTCCCGTTGAAATGAACTGGACAGCGCCTCTTCTTCGCGATTGGATTGAGCGAACATTTGGTGTGTCTTTTTCTGTACGTGGGACACGTGATTTATTGTACCGTCTTGGTTTAAGTTATACGAAACCAACGTATACATTGGAAAAAGCAGACCCCCTCAAACAAGCAGTTTTCCTTGAAAAATTTGAACAGGCGAAAAAAAACTAATTCATGGTCAAATTGATCGTATTTTATTTGAAGACGAGTCAATGATCCGTGATTACCAAGCGATTTCCAACACGTGGTTTCTTAAAGGTCAACAAAAAATCATTCCAACATATGGCCGACATCAAGGGGTTAAGCTAATTGGTACATTGGATTACGAAACGGGCGATGTATTTTGCGTGCAAGAAGAACAATATACCGCTGTTGAATTCCTAAGTTTTTTAGAAAAAGTCATCGCTCGTTATCCGAATGAACGCATCGTGATGGTATTAGACAATGCGCGCATACACCATGCGAAATTGATTCAACCATTTTTAGAAAAGTATCAAGATTTCTTTGAATTTCTGTTCCTTCCGCCGTACAGTCCCAATTTAAATTTAATCGAAGGACTGTGGAAATGGATGAAGACAACGGTGATCCACAATGTCTTTTACTCAAATGTCGGAAAGATTCAACGTGCTGTCCAAGGCTTTATCCAAATGATTAATCAAACACCTGAAAATACGGTGAATAGGCTGTGCTTGAAACTCTAATTTTCTTTCACCGTATATATATACATAAATCAAAAATTTTAGAGGATTGTATCCCACATCTTTCAGTACAGTTTTTACAATGTCTCTAATGTTCACTTTCTCGCTGCAGGAGATCTCGCCCGCCACGATAATTTTCCCCTTGGTTGCCATTACCTCACAAGCGACACGTGATGCCCTATCTTTACGTAGGCAAGCTTCCAAAATGCTATCTGCTATGATGTCGCATAGTTTGTCAGGATGTCCAGCACATACACTTTCGGCTGTTAAATATCTTTTACTCATTACATCATATCTCCTCATCTTTATTTTCCTCTGCGGGCAGATAGCAGTCGCTCCATCACGTCGTCCTGTGGATTTAAACCTGAATACTCTGTAGCACAATTCTCTCGAACGATTTGATATATCTCCATCCATAGCCTATTTGTCTGACTCATAAAGTTCTGACTCATCGCTACATAGGGACTTTGAATAGCATTGCCGGTGGTTGGGTGCTTGGCTAGAAAGCCAAACTCAGTTACTGCTTCCTCACACTGTATCCATCTGGCCGCACTCATGGCATATCGCTCTAGAAGCTGTGGAAGTACCAAATGGGCACAGCCACGTTCCTCAAGCCATTTCCATGTAATTTCATAGATTTCACTTGCTACTAGGGTTTTCCCATCCTTTTGCACTGCGGAGAGCATGGCCATTGGCTTTGGCATTTCTTGCCCCTTCAGGTCAGCGGTATTTTGGAACTCAACGACTTCAATTTTTCTCTTACCGGGATTTCCCTCTGCAATTTTGTCAGCAAGCGGTTTCTTCTTTTGACCGGAGCCTATACGGGCACCTCCACGATTTGTTCCGTCTTTGGCCATTCACTCACCTCTTTTCATCGATGGGCGCCTATTACCCTGTTTGAAACCGCGAATTTTCACGCGTTGCCCCACGCCCGTTACACAAAGAAAAAGCTGTAGAGATTTGACTCCCCCTACCGGTTTCCCCAACGGTCTCCATCTCTTGCTGTGATAGCAGAGTGGCAAGGAGTACAAAGAGCCATCAGATTACTCCTATCGTGAGTCCCTCCTCTTGCAAGAGGAAGAATGTGATGGACTTCATTTGCTGGGGTCAGCTTTCCTTGTCGATGGCATTCCTCACAAAGAGGATGAGCTGCAATGTAACGGTCACGAATTCTTTTCCAAGCACGACCATAACGCTTACGGGTTGCTGGGTC is part of the Lysinibacillus sp. FSL K6-0232 genome and harbors:
- a CDS encoding spore germination protein — protein: MARKKQNQSIKNDFFGDIQSALGLPPDLVCRSLFVQGEQTVQCVYLESMVNKKTIDEYILKSFTENTFSEGEAPLSAESGFLREFSFSDPYEQLREHAVKALLAGHCALTDFSRERVCLINVTESKQRSIEEPKSESTIRGPHEGFTESILTNVGLVRKRIRNPFLRFDKMNIGNQTGTTLLMVYMENLAPESLVREVRGRLSAIRTDSVLESAYVEEFIQDRIWSPFPTLTNTERPDMVAAQLLDGKVAVMVDGTPNVLLAPMTFFEFFSSPEDYYQRADIATFIRWIRLISFFTAVFVPSLYVAATTFHQELIPTQLLISLSAQREGVPFPAIFEVLLMEVVFEIIREAGLRMPRAVGQALSIVGAIVLGQAAVEAGLISAAIVIVVAITGITNFVVPVYSFGISQRLLRFSFVLLAGFMGLFGILCGALFLVAHLVSLKSFGVPYFTPASPSIGTDWKDVLVRLPRPWLDPNGLPGYIRNMKRKR
- a CDS encoding Ger(x)C family spore germination protein, which codes for MTNRYATGLFTLMMFTALLTACWDKSEMNELALVSMVGVDSDPESDKITVYYQIINPLSGTSAKGTPGGEQAPVYTYEISGSSFGEIKSTIYKMLPRKLFMAHCKVLLVSQRAAKQDILDIVNFIEMQLNGRSSVPMLIVDGPLSQVMRTLTPLERVPSDTIDSRIDLLIRNSLLVGKQIKVSDVIERMEKSDTIVLPLITGMAEAPSTNSGETSADIDANQNNFIIGSGAVFHDYRMAGKLNDTQLVWYHLLNGDRGRHVRQFQMEGKQVSVELRLVRIKREVFWKSDQPVVRIHLDLELSTAYTIEFVPKSRNEVKRLENRLNQIIADESLAFYQMIRERGWDLLSIKDLLRKQTPNHPDIDQAAKNAQIEIRANTRLLRTGSMSQPYGGTR
- a CDS encoding GerAB/ArcD/ProY family transporter, producing MKPMISRFQFYLLTINYILGTTLFVLIGRLVVQAGQDAWLMPLWAGSFGILVGLFWIFLFRYYPGKSLVQIPLEAWGRYLGTLVSVLYFLYFCILAGWALRNLSDFLNGTIMPETPKTVFHVMFLLVAFYTVAQGTEAIGRLNQIITPFLFFPFWFVLLLAMVNWDWGRLQPAFHSGLGTILQYHSFLGFPYMETIVLTILFPLVKQGATRPFLLGLITASVSLSMTLFMIIGLLGVERASQLTFPVYTTVQEISIGEVIVNIHSIISVILLILIFIKLLVLVYGSSETLRQVFRPKTRWPHFLGLTILLSATALSIYENPIQNEEWDEKYTFIYDSFFVLLIPFLLLVTTWVKRTFEKRKGG
- a CDS encoding amidoligase family protein, which gives rise to MLSAKFGIEIEFTGITRERAARVAAEFLQGIYSEGGTYYDTKKVKTSDGRVWKFMYDGSINCQRKEGRRKVAAGRDYSVELVSPILTYRKDIETLQELVRKLRKAGAFTNTSCGIHIHLDGAEHTPRSIRNFVNIIASKNDLFYKALQIAPQRMNYCKKMDSILVEKMNRKKPKTMRQIEDIWYEGYSESRSTHYHNSRYHFLNLHSFFNGNGTIELRGFNSELHAGKIRSYIVLALALNHQALTQKCASSKKLQVENEKFAMRTSLNRIGFIGDEFANCREHLTAALSGSAAWRFRAA
- a CDS encoding DUF4314 domain-containing protein; its protein translation is MNIIHPEMLKQLRSYYTPGTRVMLLKMNDPYTKLQPGDKGTVTSVDDMGTIHVSWDSGSSLGVVFGEDLCKKIEE
- a CDS encoding virulence protein gives rise to the protein MQINYNVTGAKRKELVNAISQKLNAPARYLGAPTFAYEVADYNIDKNGVVRGPDNSELVNDLLGLHDFKAVTVEFDTPLPAAEPVLENIQVPNEAALGGRVSPNSDCEEPPVYSESNETEEAISLIIQMPREGFSETALGNLKGLVESKETLIKKALDTDSIPIIVNEEFITFPWFQSECSAEEVKAYTHFVTALCEMAKKQTRVNSTEKSVENEKYAFRCFLLRLGFIGPEYKTERKILLSKLSGSSAFKSGSAKHEEVSE
- a CDS encoding site-specific DNA-methyltransferase is translated as MLIEKIKTKQLIPAEYNPRKDLKPGDPEYEKLKRSLEEFGYVEPVIWNKTTGRVIGGHQRLKVLLSMGMDEIECVVVEMDEQKEKALNIALNKISGDWDKDKLALLITDLNASDFDVSLTGFDPGELDDLFKDSLKDNIKEDDFDVDSELKKPAVSHLGDVWLLGQHRLVCGDSTKKDTFDVLMDGKAANLVVTDPPYNVNYEGTAGKIKNDNMANEAFYDFLLAAFQNTEAAMAKDASIYVFHADTEGLNFRRAFSDAGFYLSGTCIWKKQSLVLDRSPYQWQHEPVLFGWKKKGKHLWYSDRKQTTIWEFEKPKKNSDHPTMKPVALVAYPIMNSSLSNCIVLDPFGGSGSTLIACEQTDRICYTIELDEKYCDVIVKRYIEQVGNSDGVFLLRDGSKIRYCDLPDVATAD
- the metK gene encoding methionine adenosyltransferase; this translates as MNTALEARNGINEQYGSIGAGDQGTMYGYATKETREMLPLPLVLSHRIVKRLDDCRKGKLIKGILPDGKAQVTVEYEDDTPVRIKTIVISVQHDKNKTQEELKTDILNNVLWQCFEDFPFDDETELLVNPSGQFVLGGPAADTGLTGRKIMVDTYGGLTSHGGGALCGKDPTKVDRSGAYMARYIAKHIVWCGYAKKCEVSISYAIGKANPVAFTVNTLGTGTVSDEILTLAAQETFNLRPAAIIEKLRLRNVIYSDTAAYGHFNSCLFPWEDVNKYSEFRKAVEKYVDRED
- a CDS encoding IS630 family transposase (programmed frameshift), which gives rise to MRKIVLIPEEQIPAALEELKLVMKEENNHKMFVRYQVIYMLLSGESYEKIVDYTGLSLATLFNYRKAYCEKGIAGLGRKKQPGRKRHLTAEQEARVVATIVNQTPKDAGFPVEMNWTAPLLRDWIERTFGVSFSVRGTRDLLYRLGLSYTKPTYTLEKADPLKQAVFLEKFEQAKKLIHGQIDRILFEDESMIRDYQAISNTWFLKGQQKIIPTYGRHQGVKLIGTLDYETGDVFCVQEEQYTAVEFLSFLEKVIARYPNERIVMVLDNARIHHAKLIQPFLEKYQDFFEFLFLPPYSPNLNLIEGLWKWMKTTVIHNVFYSNVGKIQRAVQGFIQMINQTPENTVNRLCLKL
- a CDS encoding S-adenosylmethionine synthetase N-terminal domain-containing protein, with the translated sequence MDGDISNRSRELCYRVFRFKSTGRRDGATAICPQRKIKMRRYDVMSKRYLTAESVCAGHPDKLCDIIADSILEACLRKDRASRVACEVMATKGKIIVAGEISCSEKVNIRDIVKTVLKDVGYNPLKFLIYVYIYGERKLEFQAQPIHRIFRCLINHLDKALDSTLNLSDI
- a CDS encoding P27 family phage terminase small subunit, whose protein sequence is MAKDGTNRGGARIGSGQKKKPLADKIAEGNPGKRKIEVVEFQNTADLKGQEMPKPMAMLSAVQKDGKTLVASEIYEITWKWLEERGCAHLVLPQLLERYAMSAARWIQCEEAVTEFGFLAKHPTTGNAIQSPYVAMSQNFMSQTNRLWMEIYQIVRENCATEYSGLNPQDDVMERLLSARRGK
- a CDS encoding HNH endonuclease is translated as MGKRRCRMPKKPKRPCSYPGCPELTDKRFCEEHGKKEAARYEKYDRDPATRKRYGRAWKRIRDRYIAAHPLCEECHRQGKLTPANEVHHILPLARGGTHDRSNLMALCTPCHSAITARDGDRWGNR